The Deinococcus wulumuqiensis R12 genome has a window encoding:
- a CDS encoding CopG family antitoxin, giving the protein MTDLTIITDMSQIPAFESEAEEVAFWNTHALAEHLLQPEHKEADFLPPPRPRKSTPTSIRLGTDLEQRLRVLAERKNTTYQTLLKEFVLERVYEEEKRLKII; this is encoded by the coding sequence ATGACTGACCTGACCATCATCACCGACATGAGCCAGATTCCCGCCTTCGAGAGCGAGGCTGAGGAAGTCGCTTTCTGGAACACCCACGCCCTGGCTGAGCATCTGCTGCAGCCGGAGCATAAGGAGGCCGACTTCCTGCCGCCTCCACGCCCACGCAAATCCACACCGACCAGCATTCGCCTCGGCACCGACCTTGAGCAGCGCCTGCGCGTGCTGGCCGAGCGGAAAAACACGACCTATCAAACCTTGCTCAAAGAATTTGTGCTGGAGCGGGTCTACGAGGAAGAAAAGCGGTTGAAGATTATTTGA
- a CDS encoding GNAT family N-acetyltransferase has product MADIHPVLTGEKVILARVRPEDVPVMARHFANLELTAYLGAIGGAFSLEDEQAYFESISKSKPDGVTFGIYTREGQTYIGGVDLRTINHRHGTAELGVSIHDPEYWGGGYGSEAVRLMVEYGMYFLGLHNIQLNVFSYNTRGIAAYKKVGFREIGRRRGAIRLGGERFDAVLMDITADEVDMSRMRGLVRLLDDR; this is encoded by the coding sequence GTGGCCGACATCCACCCCGTCCTGACCGGAGAAAAAGTCATCCTCGCCCGCGTGCGCCCGGAGGACGTGCCGGTGATGGCGCGGCACTTCGCCAACCTCGAACTCACGGCGTATCTGGGGGCCATCGGCGGCGCGTTCAGCCTGGAAGACGAGCAGGCGTATTTCGAGAGCATCAGCAAGAGCAAGCCCGACGGGGTGACCTTCGGCATCTACACGCGGGAGGGGCAGACGTACATCGGCGGCGTTGACCTACGCACCATCAACCACCGGCACGGCACCGCCGAACTGGGCGTCAGCATCCACGACCCCGAATACTGGGGCGGCGGCTACGGTTCGGAAGCGGTGCGGCTGATGGTCGAGTACGGCATGTACTTTCTGGGGCTGCACAATATTCAACTGAACGTGTTTTCGTACAACACGCGGGGCATCGCGGCTTACAAGAAAGTGGGTTTCCGCGAAATCGGGCGGCGGCGCGGGGCGATTCGGCTGGGCGGGGAACGCTTCGACGCGGTGCTGATGGACATCACGGCGGACGAGGTGGACATGTCGCGGATGCGCGGGCTGGTGCGGCTTTTGGATGATAGATGA
- a CDS encoding cyclin-dependent kinase inhibitor 3 family protein, which translates to MTSSPIRVDWIPTALWPGQLGLTFAPGKKGESLLQPGVVHRRSVEGDMQELARQGTNVIAPLIEEFEFEMLGMDGYHEKAEAHGLSISACPIVDGDVPSDPQRFGEFLDELMEGLLDGKNVVVHCRGGLGRAGLTAACLLVQAGMEPGEAMALVRKTRPGAIENSRQEKFVREFGGLGA; encoded by the coding sequence ATGACCTCCTCCCCCATCCGCGTGGACTGGATTCCCACGGCCCTGTGGCCGGGGCAACTTGGCCTGACCTTCGCCCCCGGCAAGAAGGGCGAGAGTCTGCTGCAACCCGGCGTGGTGCACCGGCGCAGCGTGGAAGGCGACATGCAGGAACTCGCGCGGCAGGGCACGAACGTCATCGCGCCCTTGATTGAGGAGTTCGAATTCGAGATGCTGGGCATGGACGGCTACCACGAAAAAGCCGAGGCCCACGGCCTGAGCATCAGCGCCTGCCCCATCGTGGACGGCGACGTGCCGAGCGACCCGCAGCGCTTCGGGGAATTTCTGGACGAACTGATGGAGGGGCTGCTCGACGGCAAAAACGTGGTCGTCCACTGCCGGGGCGGGCTGGGACGGGCGGGGCTGACGGCGGCGTGCCTGCTGGTGCAAGCCGGAATGGAGCCGGGAGAGGCGATGGCCCTGGTCAGAAAAACCCGCCCCGGCGCGATTGAAAACAGCCGTCAGGAGAAGTTCGTGCGCGAGTTCGGCGGGCTGGGGGCCTGA
- the hemB gene encoding porphobilinogen synthase gives MTSVPTARPRRLRLTPGLRALSRETRLSPEQFIFPMFVHEGESDTEISTMPGVLRHSIPSAVDKAREAQSLGIRAVILFGIPDEKDEVGTQAYAEEGVVQRATRAIKAALPEMVVIADTCLCEYTSHGHCGHLHEVSGHWTVDNDPTLDLLAQTAVSQARAGADIIAPSAMMDGQVAAIRAALDAAGFAHIPVMSYAVKYASAYYGPFREAAGSAPSKGDRASYQMDPTGGYREALREARLDAEQGADYLMVKPALAYLDVMRTVRDAFDLPMVAYNVSGEYSLVKAAAKLGYMDERRTVLETLTGMVRAGADAIITYHALDAARWLKEA, from the coding sequence ATGACCTCTGTGCCCACCGCTCGCCCCCGCCGCCTGCGCCTGACCCCCGGCCTGCGCGCGCTCTCGCGTGAAACCCGCCTCAGCCCCGAGCAGTTCATCTTCCCGATGTTCGTGCATGAGGGCGAGAGCGACACCGAGATTTCCACCATGCCCGGCGTGCTGCGTCACTCGATTCCCAGCGCGGTGGACAAGGCGCGGGAAGCGCAGAGCCTCGGCATCCGTGCGGTGATTCTGTTCGGGATTCCCGATGAGAAAGACGAGGTGGGCACGCAGGCCTACGCCGAGGAAGGCGTGGTGCAGCGGGCGACCCGCGCGATTAAGGCCGCGCTGCCCGAGATGGTCGTGATTGCCGACACCTGCCTGTGCGAGTACACCTCGCACGGCCACTGCGGGCACCTGCACGAGGTCAGCGGCCACTGGACGGTGGACAACGACCCGACCCTCGACCTGCTCGCCCAGACCGCCGTGTCGCAGGCCCGCGCCGGGGCCGACATCATCGCGCCGAGTGCCATGATGGACGGTCAGGTGGCGGCGATTCGGGCCGCTCTGGACGCGGCGGGCTTCGCGCACATTCCGGTCATGAGCTACGCGGTCAAGTACGCCAGCGCCTACTACGGCCCCTTTCGTGAGGCGGCGGGCAGTGCGCCCAGCAAGGGAGACCGCGCCAGCTACCAGATGGACCCCACCGGCGGCTACCGCGAAGCCCTGCGCGAAGCCCGCCTGGACGCAGAGCAGGGAGCCGACTACCTGATGGTCAAGCCCGCACTGGCCTACCTGGACGTGATGCGAACGGTGCGTGACGCCTTCGACCTGCCGATGGTCGCCTACAACGTCAGCGGCGAATACTCGCTGGTCAAGGCCGCCGCAAAGTTGGGCTACATGGACGAACGCCGCACGGTCCTCGAAACCCTGACCGGCATGGTGCGGGCGGGGGCCGATGCGATTATCACTTATCACGCTCTGGACGCGGCGCGGTGGTTGAAGGAGGCGTAA
- a CDS encoding peptidoglycan-binding domain-containing protein — translation MSALSRFAVLGVLLLTPALAAVTPQEVERTADTAALAVDGLIAPCPASVRQASASARCVTSDLNLAATRKALSAASKLSLYGAWRTDGQGRVYNWVTLPSGYVNIGIVPGSDGAGTSLILLTPSAQKPAPQPAATQPAAQPPTTQPTAAAKAQAPAPVPAFKRALRLTHPRMNGADVRQLQLRLMVVSKVDPGQGGDGWFGPVTEAHVIVFQIANGLKPTGVVDLTTWNALFSANARYFDAQAAQELAKRRR, via the coding sequence ATGTCCGCTCTTTCCCGTTTCGCCGTGCTCGGCGTCCTGCTGCTGACCCCGGCCCTCGCTGCCGTGACTCCACAGGAGGTCGAGCGGACTGCCGATACTGCCGCCCTCGCCGTGGACGGCCTCATCGCTCCCTGCCCGGCCAGCGTGCGGCAGGCGTCGGCGTCGGCCCGCTGCGTGACGTCCGACCTGAACCTGGCCGCGACCCGCAAGGCCCTCTCGGCAGCGAGCAAGCTGAGTCTCTACGGGGCGTGGCGCACCGACGGGCAGGGGCGGGTCTACAACTGGGTCACGCTGCCGAGCGGCTACGTCAACATCGGCATCGTGCCCGGCAGTGACGGGGCCGGGACATCCCTGATTCTGCTGACGCCCTCGGCGCAAAAGCCTGCGCCCCAGCCAGCGGCGACTCAGCCAGCGGCACAGCCGCCGACCACCCAGCCCACTGCCGCAGCCAAAGCCCAGGCTCCGGCGCCCGTTCCTGCTTTCAAACGTGCCCTGCGCCTGACCCACCCCCGCATGAACGGCGCGGACGTGCGGCAGCTTCAACTGCGCCTGATGGTCGTCTCGAAGGTGGACCCCGGCCAGGGCGGCGACGGCTGGTTCGGGCCGGTGACCGAAGCCCACGTCATCGTCTTTCAGATTGCCAACGGCCTGAAACCGACCGGCGTGGTGGACCTGACGACGTGGAACGCGCTGTTCTCGGCGAACGCCAGATACTTCGACGCACAGGCCGCGCAGGAACTGGCGAAACGGCGGCGCTGA